One genomic region from Dermacentor variabilis isolate Ectoservices chromosome 6, ASM5094787v1, whole genome shotgun sequence encodes:
- the LOC142585778 gene encoding DDB1- and CUL4-associated factor 6-like, translating to MFNRKGLFWKTEGFHYGYSTPYQLFDAAKGSLSFVQKLRLEVKLPVHNGCVNTICWNDAGTYLLSGSDDQHLCITNAHTHVILAQIRTGHTANIFSAKFLPSSGDRLVVSCSGDGAILFSDVERPETSLRNLFNCHFGTAYEIATVPNDPHSFLSCGEDGTVRWFDLRTKTSCSADDCSEDVLINCHRAITSIAVNPLTPYYLAVGCSDSAVRVFDRRMLGTRATGNFMSNSMDAMTSRLTVPEFEGRSHRITSLTYSANGQEMLVSYSSDYIYLFDAMGSAQEEPKSYGTDGRNCSATEAKQKECHVSMKRLRVRGDWSDTGPNARPECEMRALGEQQPRSLHASLMQRMSDVLTRMFNSSTGAGRTAAATARPHAGSSLSSSSSASPGHSGGDSSTDEDVEATVARHSRSVRLARAIKQRIRRKMASRAAQQENSEREGEATAQGTLSNVVALDLSQPSASTSGQATSDEIKQQKRLGDACPACSSGSVRQDSSKNASQPMPVAGPRRSPNQSDDDDDAAFQDSVESVSENECFQSAAENISPAGENGKDSALLDDFSSPPREIGAASATAKNASADNTSEDENPNLNDDSAFHWRRQSATPPRAPSEASPQQTGDNTSPVSSRAHSVSRQPVVPDSDSVLRAMAEDLHLEKECVEEPSFTKTVTGPRARKRYTGHRNSRTMIKEATFWGNEFVMSGSDCGHIFIWHKETCELVMIMEADHHVVNCLQPHPFDPVLASSGIDYDIKIWAPLREEPFFDTEKAAEMIKRNEVMLEETKDTITVPASFMIRMLASLNHLRSSGSGIQGWRRLVRDARTDDSDSSNH from the exons ATGTTCAATAGGAAAGGCCTATTTTGGAAAACCGAAGGATTCCACTACGGTTACTCGACGCCGTACCAACTATTTGATGCCGCGAAAG GCAGCTTGTCCTTCGTACAAAAACTGCGCCTTGAAGTCAAACTTCCTGTGCACAACGGCTGT GTTAACACCATATGCTGGAATGATGCGGGCACATATCTGCTGTCCGGCTCCGACGATCAACATCTGTGCAtcacaaatgcacacacacatgtG ATTCTGGCACAGATAAGGACTGGCCACACGGCAAATATATTCAGTGCAAAGTTTCTTCCAAGTTCTGGAGATCGTTTG GTGGTGTCCTGCTCAGGAGATGGCGCCATACTTTTCTCAGATGTGGAGCGTCCAGAGACAAGCCTGCGCAACCTGTTCAACTGCCACTTTGGCACTGCGTACGAGATTGCCACGGTTCCAAATGACCCCCACAGCTTCCTCTCGTGTGGAGAAGATGGCACAGTGCGCTGGTTTGACCTGCGCACCAAGACGAGTTGCTCTGCTGATGACTGTTCCGAG gATGTCCTGATTAACTGCCATCGTGCAATTACTTCAATTGCCGTGAATCCATTGACACCATACTACTTAGCTGTGGGGTGCTCAGACTCGGCTGTCAGGGTGTTTGACCGGCGAATGCTTGGAACTAGAGCAACCG GTAATTTCATGAGTAACAGCATGGATGCCATGACATCACGGCTCACTGTTCCTGAATTTGAAGGCCGAAGTCACCGAATTACTTCGCTGACATACAGTGCCAATGGGCAGGAGATGCTGGTCAGCTACTCTTCAGACTACATCTACCTGTTTGATGCAATG GGAAGTGCACAAGAGGAACCGAAATCATATGGCACAGATGGAAGGAACTGCAGCGCTACAGAG GCCAAGCAGAAGGAATGTCATGTTTCAATGAAGCGTCTTCGGGTTCGCGGAGACTGGTCAGACACCGGACCCAATGCTAGGCCTGAATGTGAAATGAGGG CACTCGGTGAACAACAGCCGCGCTCACTGCATGCAAGCTTGATGCAACGCATGTCGGACGTGCTGACACGCATGTTCAACTCGTCCACTGGAGCTGGCAGAACAGCAGCTGCAACTGCTAGGCCTCATGCAGGCTCGTCACTCTCGTCTTCGTCTTCAGCCTCGCCTGGACACAGCGGAGGCGACAGCTCCACAGATGAAGACGTTGAGGCCACCGTGGCTAGGCACTCGCGAAGTGTGAGGCTTGCCAGAG CCATCAAGCAACGCATCCGGCGAAAAATGGCCAGCAGGGCTGCTCAGCAAGAAAATTCAGAGAGGGAAGGAGAGGCCACGGCACAGGGCACATTGTCAAACGTGGTGGCACTGGACTTGTCTCAACCGAGTGCCAGCACCTCTGGTCAAGCGACGTCTGACGAAATCAAGCAGCAGAAGCGACTGGGAGATGCTTGCCCAGCATGCAGCAG TGGCAGTGTTAGGCAGGACAGCTCAAAGAATGCCTCGCAGCCAATGCCAGTAGCGGGTCCTCGACGCTCACCGAACCAGtcggatgacgacgacgatgctgCGTTCCAGGACTCTGTGGAGAGCGTTTCTGAAAATGAGTGCTTCCAGTCAGCAGCAGAGAACATATCTCCGGCTGGTGAAAACGGGAAAGACAGCGCACTGTTGGACGATTTCTCGTCTCCACCAAGAGAGATAG GAGCTGCATCAGCAACAGCAAAGAATGCCAGTGCTGATAACACGAGCGAAGATGAAAATCCAAACCTGAATGATGATTCTGCTTTTCATTGGAGGAG ACAATCTGCAACGCCACCACGAGCACCTTCGGAGGCTAGCCCACAGCAAACAGGCGACAACACTTCTCCTGTGAGCAGCCGAGCACATTCTGTGTCTAG GCAGCCAGTGGTGCCCGACTCGGACAGTGTCTTACGTGCCATGGCTGAAGACTTGCATCTCGAAAAGGAGTGTGTAGAGGAGCCTTCATTCACAAAAACTGTGACTGGGCCTCGTGCTCGGAAGCGCTACACTGGGCATCGCAACTCCAGGACAATG ATTAAGGAGGCCACCTTCTGGGGCAATGAATTTGTGATGAGTGGTTCTGACTGTGGCCACATCTTTATCTGGCACAAGGAGACCTGCGAGCTGGTCATGATCATGGAAGCAGACCATCATGTTGTGAATTGCTTGCAGCCGCACCCTTTTGACCCAG TTTTGGCATCAAGTGGGATAGACTACGACATCAAAATCTGGGCTCCTCTTCGGGAAGAACCTTTCTTCGACACTGAAAAGGCTGCAGAG ATGATCAAACGCAACGAGGTGATGCTGGAGGAAACAAAGGACACAATTACTGTGCCAGCTTCCTTCATGATTCGTATGCTTGCATCGTTAAACCACCTGCGATCTTCAG GTTCTGGAATTCAGGGTTGGCGACGGCTGGTGCGCGATGCTCGAACAGACGACTCCGACAGCAGCAACCACTGA